The Virgibacillus siamensis genome includes a region encoding these proteins:
- a CDS encoding TetR/AcrR family transcriptional regulator: MPKKVDHTKRKILIAEATWNVIIRDGLEKATVREVAKEAGLSAGALRHYFSTQSELLAFSMELVSDRVRDRALSKKYTGPPMDVMLELLGEFLPIDDERRVEMEVWLVFSSRTLIDKKLHALSQEVYTDMKQAVQHVIEGLIQLGFAKTDIDKEIETRKLHALIDGIALHALLHPNEYSVETMLETVRSHLKSLCMKEEKA; the protein is encoded by the coding sequence ATGCCAAAAAAAGTTGATCATACTAAACGAAAAATTTTAATTGCTGAAGCAACCTGGAATGTGATTATACGGGACGGTTTGGAAAAAGCAACAGTCCGGGAGGTAGCCAAAGAAGCGGGTTTATCCGCCGGGGCACTCCGGCATTATTTTTCAACACAATCAGAATTACTCGCTTTTTCCATGGAGCTTGTTTCTGATCGTGTCAGAGATCGGGCGTTAAGTAAAAAATACACAGGTCCGCCAATGGATGTGATGCTCGAACTATTGGGCGAGTTTTTGCCAATTGATGATGAACGGCGAGTTGAAATGGAGGTGTGGCTGGTCTTTTCGTCACGAACACTGATTGACAAGAAACTCCATGCACTAAGTCAAGAAGTATATACTGACATGAAGCAGGCAGTGCAGCATGTCATTGAAGGATTAATTCAATTGGGATTTGCCAAGACGGATATTGATAAGGAAATAGAAACCAGAAAATTGCATGCACTTATTGATGGGATTGCCCTGCACGCATTGTTGCATCCAAATGAGTATTCGGTTGAAACCATGTTAGAAACAGTCCGGAGCCACTTGAAATCACTTTGCATGAAGGAGGAAAAAGCATGA
- the fni gene encoding type 2 isopentenyl-diphosphate Delta-isomerase: MEEGINKRKTEHIRHCLTDNVEGVNKSTGLEGIAFVHNALPEINFADIDLATSFLDKRIKAPFLVSSMTGGSELAEKINQNLAVAAEEKGWAIGLGSTRALLESDAHQDSFLIRKQAPTVPLIANIGAVQLNYGYGAAECQRIVDLTGADSIVLHFNPLQEAVQDEGDLNFENLLPKIEQVCKEVNVPVGAKEVGFGIDGTIARKLYDAGISYIDVAGAGGTSWSQVEKLRSKTPLKKAAAEAFNNWGIPTKDCIVSVRSELGDVPLVSSGGMKTGVDAAKALTIGADLVGFARTLLQAATESDRAVVETMDQIELELKMTMFGIGAKTIGDLKNTKRVTIMGKSLLEE; this comes from the coding sequence ATGGAGGAAGGTATCAACAAGCGCAAAACGGAGCATATACGCCATTGTTTAACAGATAATGTGGAGGGCGTCAATAAGTCAACCGGGCTTGAGGGCATAGCTTTTGTGCATAATGCGCTGCCTGAGATAAACTTTGCTGATATCGATCTCGCAACCAGTTTTTTGGATAAGCGGATTAAAGCGCCATTTCTGGTCAGCTCTATGACAGGAGGCTCTGAGCTCGCTGAAAAAATCAATCAGAATCTGGCTGTTGCAGCTGAGGAAAAAGGCTGGGCAATCGGACTTGGATCTACAAGGGCTTTACTGGAAAGTGATGCGCATCAGGACTCCTTTTTAATACGGAAACAGGCGCCGACAGTTCCATTGATCGCTAATATCGGTGCAGTGCAGTTGAATTACGGGTATGGCGCAGCGGAATGCCAGCGGATTGTTGATTTAACCGGAGCGGACTCCATCGTGCTGCATTTTAATCCGCTGCAGGAAGCCGTCCAGGACGAAGGCGACCTGAATTTCGAAAATCTGCTTCCTAAAATTGAACAAGTATGCAAAGAAGTGAATGTCCCGGTTGGTGCAAAAGAAGTGGGTTTCGGCATCGACGGTACGATAGCGCGAAAGTTATATGATGCCGGTATTTCATATATTGATGTGGCAGGCGCTGGCGGCACTTCCTGGAGCCAAGTTGAAAAATTGCGTTCAAAGACCCCGTTGAAAAAGGCAGCGGCTGAAGCATTTAATAATTGGGGTATACCGACAAAGGATTGCATCGTGTCTGTAAGAAGTGAACTTGGCGATGTTCCGCTTGTGTCAAGCGGCGGCATGAAAACCGGTGTAGATGCAGCAAAAGCGCTGACAATCGGAGCTGACCTGGTCGGATTTGCCCGGACGCTGCTGCAGGCAGCAACCGAATCTGATCGCGCAGTTGTGGAGACGATGGATCAGATTGAACTCGAATTAAAAATGACGATGTTTGGAATCGGCGCTAAAACAATCGGTGATTTAAAAAATACGAAGCGGGTTACCATTATGGGGAAATCACTGCTTGAAGAATAG
- a CDS encoding MBL fold metallo-hydrolase, with protein sequence MDQEIHESEDQRIIPMTSITSRSGEEMANDIYFYTDQIVNIAFIGFPYKDNWVLIDTGLPNSAAEIKAEAANRFGENSKPSAVLLTHGHFDHVGGLIDLIAEWNVPVYAHELELPFLTGEKSYPEPDTTVEGGLLAKISGMYPNKPLNAGDAVKALPDDNSVPGLEDWKWIHTPGHSPGHVSFYRESDETLISGDAFITVRQDSLYNVLMQTAEVNGPPRYLTTDWQAAKESVERLASLKIDMVIPGHGYMMEGEALQKGLDKLVSEFDQLAVPDYGRYVD encoded by the coding sequence ATGGATCAGGAAATACATGAGAGCGAGGATCAACGAATAATTCCGATGACTTCCATTACGAGCAGGTCTGGTGAAGAAATGGCGAATGACATATATTTTTACACGGATCAGATTGTGAATATAGCATTTATCGGTTTTCCATATAAAGATAATTGGGTACTTATTGATACCGGACTTCCTAATTCTGCTGCTGAAATTAAAGCCGAGGCAGCAAATCGGTTTGGAGAAAACAGCAAGCCCTCTGCGGTTCTTTTGACACATGGCCATTTTGATCATGTTGGCGGGCTTATTGATCTTATCGCTGAGTGGAATGTTCCGGTTTACGCACATGAATTGGAACTTCCTTTTTTAACTGGGGAAAAAAGTTACCCGGAGCCCGACACCACAGTCGAAGGTGGACTTCTGGCGAAGATATCCGGTATGTACCCGAATAAACCGCTAAATGCGGGGGATGCGGTCAAAGCACTTCCAGATGACAATAGTGTTCCAGGCTTGGAAGACTGGAAGTGGATTCATACACCAGGTCATTCCCCTGGGCATGTGTCGTTTTATCGTGAAAGCGACGAAACATTGATCTCCGGTGATGCATTTATAACAGTGCGACAAGATTCATTGTACAATGTGCTGATGCAGACCGCAGAAGTGAATGGACCGCCAAGATATTTAACCACGGACTGGCAGGCTGCAAAGGAATCTGTAGAGCGGTTGGCTTCCTTAAAGATTGATATGGTTATACCCGGACATGGATATATGATGGAAGGTGAAGCGCTCCAAAAAGGTTTGGACAAGCTTGTTAGCGAGTTTGATCAGCTGGCAGTCCCGGATTATGGGCGATATGTGGATTAA
- a CDS encoding DsbA family oxidoreductase, whose protein sequence is MKIEVWSDFVCPFCYIGKRRLEKALNEFAYKEDVTVEYKSYELDPNAEINPGKNIHELLASKYGMTVEKAKNSNESLGKQAAELGLTYNFDSMQHTNTFDAHRLAKFAGENGKGKEMTERLLKAYFTDSELISDHQTLVQLAGESGLDTAKVEEMLKLDDFALHVRADEEQARQIGVQGVPFFVFNEKYAVSGAQPPEVFSEVLEKVWQEENEKPVLQTLNPKKSKTTYCTDEGCVTEEEE, encoded by the coding sequence ATGAAAATTGAAGTCTGGTCAGATTTTGTCTGTCCCTTTTGTTATATTGGCAAACGCAGACTGGAAAAAGCATTGAATGAATTTGCATATAAAGAAGATGTTACGGTTGAATATAAAAGTTATGAACTTGATCCAAATGCAGAAATCAATCCGGGTAAGAACATTCATGAATTACTGGCATCAAAATACGGTATGACTGTTGAAAAGGCGAAAAATTCGAATGAATCGTTAGGAAAACAGGCTGCAGAACTTGGCCTAACGTATAACTTTGACTCGATGCAGCATACAAATACATTTGATGCACATCGGCTTGCCAAATTTGCCGGGGAAAATGGCAAAGGCAAGGAAATGACGGAAAGGCTTTTAAAAGCGTATTTCACGGATTCGGAGCTTATAAGCGACCATCAGACATTGGTACAACTTGCCGGGGAATCAGGTCTGGATACAGCTAAAGTCGAGGAAATGCTGAAGCTGGATGATTTTGCGCTTCACGTCCGTGCCGACGAAGAACAGGCAAGACAGATTGGCGTTCAGGGCGTACCTTTTTTCGTTTTTAATGAAAAATATGCTGTCTCAGGTGCACAACCGCCGGAAGTCTTTTCGGAGGTTCTGGAGAAGGTGTGGCAGGAAGAGAATGAAAAGCCGGTACTGCAAACGCTGAATCCGAAAAAGTCCAAAACGACTTATTGTACAGATGAAGGCTGTGTGACAGAAGAAGAGGAATAA
- a CDS encoding ABC transporter permease, protein MKIRYLVTAVLILSFISVFIGVSDVAPWEIFWLSDDQLEILMISRVPRLISILIAGMSMSICGLIMQQLSRNKFVSPTTAGTLDSARLGILVALMVFTSASPLQKMLVSFGFALIGTLVFMKILEKIKFKDAIFIPLVGLMFGNIISSLATFFAYKNNLIQNMSSWMQGDFSMIMSGNYELMYVSIPILIIAYLFANKFTIAGMGEDFSKNLGLNYRQVVNIGLIIVALVTASVVLSVGVIPFLGLIIPNIVTIYQGDHLKKSLLHTALLGALFVLICDIVGRVIIYPYEIPISLTVGVIGSGIFIYLLLRRKKYGL, encoded by the coding sequence ATGAAAATTCGATATCTGGTAACAGCGGTCCTCATATTATCATTCATATCTGTATTCATTGGGGTGTCGGATGTGGCACCATGGGAAATTTTTTGGTTGTCCGATGATCAGCTGGAAATATTAATGATCAGCAGGGTGCCCAGATTGATCAGTATTTTGATTGCAGGTATGAGCATGAGTATTTGCGGGTTGATCATGCAGCAGCTTAGTCGTAACAAATTTGTTTCTCCGACGACTGCGGGTACGCTTGATTCAGCAAGACTCGGTATATTGGTTGCCCTAATGGTTTTCACCTCTGCAAGCCCATTGCAGAAGATGCTCGTTTCATTCGGTTTTGCATTAATCGGCACACTGGTCTTTATGAAAATCCTCGAGAAAATTAAATTCAAGGATGCCATTTTTATTCCGCTCGTCGGATTAATGTTCGGGAATATTATCAGCTCTCTTGCAACCTTTTTTGCATATAAAAATAATCTGATTCAAAATATGTCTTCCTGGATGCAGGGCGATTTTTCGATGATCATGAGCGGTAATTATGAGCTCATGTATGTCAGTATTCCGATTTTGATTATAGCCTATCTGTTTGCCAATAAATTTACGATTGCCGGAATGGGGGAGGATTTCTCCAAAAACCTCGGCTTGAATTATCGGCAGGTTGTCAATATCGGGCTGATTATTGTGGCACTTGTAACGGCATCTGTTGTTCTGTCGGTTGGGGTGATTCCTTTTTTAGGATTGATTATTCCCAACATTGTAACCATCTATCAAGGCGATCATCTTAAGAAAAGTTTATTACATACAGCATTGCTTGGAGCACTATTCGTGCTTATCTGTGACATTGTTGGCCGGGTCATCATCTATCCGTATGAAATTCCAATCAGTTTGACGGTTGGTGTTATCGGGAGCGGAATTTTCATTTACTTGCTGCTGAGGAGAAAGAAATATGGGTTATAA
- a CDS encoding iron chelate uptake ABC transporter family permease subunit, translated as MGYKKKTIILAVIAIAIGILYIFYDLSGNIGYILPRRIMEVVAIILTGSAIAFSTTVFMTITNNRILTPSILGLDSLYMLIQTFIIFVFGSHSLVMMSSNINYFISVGAMVLFSLVLYRFLFRGEGNNIYFLLLIGMILGTFFGSFTDFMQVLIDPNEFMVARDRMFASVNNVNENLVYLSLILMVLVFVYFKRFYKYLDVLALGKHQAINLGVPYDYVVKRLLVIVAILISIATALIGPITFLGLLVVNVAYEFLKTYRHAYIIAGSMLISIIALLGGQFIVEEVFTFQTTVSVIINFVGGVYFIFLLLKENKSW; from the coding sequence ATGGGTTATAAGAAAAAAACAATCATCCTGGCAGTTATCGCAATCGCCATTGGTATTCTGTACATTTTTTATGATTTAAGCGGAAATATCGGATACATATTACCGCGCCGTATTATGGAAGTAGTTGCGATTATATTAACAGGCTCGGCAATCGCTTTTTCAACGACAGTGTTTATGACCATCACGAACAATCGAATTTTGACACCAAGTATCCTTGGTCTCGATTCACTCTATATGCTGATTCAAACATTCATCATATTTGTATTTGGCTCCCATTCGCTTGTCATGATGAGCAGCAATATCAATTACTTTATTTCTGTTGGTGCGATGGTATTGTTTTCACTTGTTCTGTATCGTTTCCTGTTTCGCGGGGAAGGCAACAACATTTATTTTCTGCTGCTGATTGGAATGATTCTTGGGACATTCTTTGGCAGTTTCACTGATTTTATGCAGGTGCTGATTGATCCGAATGAATTTATGGTGGCAAGAGACAGGATGTTCGCAAGTGTGAATAATGTGAATGAAAATTTGGTCTACCTGTCCCTTATCCTTATGGTTCTAGTGTTTGTATATTTCAAGCGTTTTTACAAGTATTTGGATGTGCTGGCGCTTGGGAAACATCAGGCAATTAATCTTGGTGTTCCATATGATTATGTGGTGAAACGGCTTTTGGTTATTGTTGCGATACTGATTTCGATTGCTACCGCATTAATCGGACCAATTACATTTCTCGGATTGCTGGTTGTGAATGTAGCGTATGAGTTTTTGAAGACGTACCGGCATGCTTATATTATTGCGGGTTCAATGCTAATCAGTATCATTGCATTGTTGGGAGGACAGTTCATTGTGGAAGAGGTTTTTACCTTCCAGACAACTGTCAGTGTCATTATTAACTTTGTTGGCGGAGTCTATTTTATATTTCTTTTACTAAAGGAGAATAAATCATGGTAG
- a CDS encoding iron ABC transporter ATP-binding protein, with translation MVDIKGVFKKYNRKSVIDDVSLKIEKGTITSFIGPNGAGKSTLISMISRLITKDAGAITIDGEDITTAKNNELAKKISILKQSNAINLRLTIRELVSFGRFPYSQGRLKPEDWEMVDQAISYMELEPIQDKYLDELSGGQRQRAHIAMVIAQDTEYILLDEPLNNLDMRHSVQIMKTLRRLVNDLSKTILIVIHDINFASCYSDQIVALKDGKIVKQGPTCDVIDECVLKDIYDMDIDIKNINNHKICVYFS, from the coding sequence ATGGTAGATATAAAGGGTGTATTTAAAAAATATAACCGGAAAAGTGTCATTGATGATGTCTCACTGAAGATTGAGAAAGGAACCATCACGTCCTTCATAGGGCCGAATGGTGCTGGCAAAAGTACGCTGATTTCGATGATCAGCCGGCTGATTACAAAAGATGCAGGTGCGATTACCATTGATGGTGAGGATATTACGACAGCGAAAAACAATGAGCTTGCCAAGAAGATTTCCATCCTGAAGCAGTCAAATGCGATCAATTTGCGCCTGACCATTCGGGAGCTGGTTTCCTTTGGACGTTTTCCTTACTCACAAGGAAGGCTTAAGCCGGAAGATTGGGAAATGGTTGATCAGGCAATTTCCTATATGGAATTGGAACCGATTCAGGATAAATATTTGGATGAACTGAGTGGCGGTCAGCGTCAGCGGGCGCACATTGCCATGGTTATTGCCCAGGATACGGAATATATTCTGTTGGATGAACCGCTCAACAATTTGGATATGCGTCATTCCGTTCAGATTATGAAGACACTGCGCAGGCTCGTAAATGACCTTAGTAAAACAATTCTGATCGTTATCCACGACATCAATTTTGCATCGTGCTATTCTGATCAAATTGTTGCATTGAAGGATGGAAAGATTGTCAAACAAGGACCGACATGCGATGTGATCGATGAATGTGTTTTAAAGGATATTTACGATATGGATATAGATATTAAAAACATAAACAACCATAAAATTTGTGTTTATTTTTCATAG
- a CDS encoding siderophore ABC transporter substrate-binding protein, with product MKKVLLFLVISALAIFASACGSSDASDGKSSGDTEMVTVKHELGETKVPKNPEKVVVFDYGTLDTLDKLGIKVTGVPHGSMPDYLSKYESDKYENVGSLKEPDFDKLAEIDPDLIIISGRQSSLYDQLQELAPTIYLGVDTTKYMDSFKENLGTIGKIFDKQEAIDKELKHIEKSIADLKEKASNMDKKALIILANDDKISAYGPESRFGLIHDVFGVPAVDKGIEVSTHGMNVSFEYVVEQNPDILYVIDRGAVVGSDSSAKQLVENELTKKTNAYKNDNIVYLDPDYWYLSGGGLVSVQEMVDEIAASLK from the coding sequence GTGAAAAAGGTATTATTATTTTTGGTAATAAGTGCATTGGCAATATTCGCATCTGCATGCGGAAGTTCAGATGCAAGTGATGGGAAGTCAAGTGGAGATACAGAAATGGTAACGGTAAAACATGAACTCGGGGAAACGAAGGTGCCGAAAAATCCGGAAAAAGTTGTTGTGTTTGATTACGGTACGCTTGATACACTGGATAAATTGGGAATTAAGGTGACCGGTGTTCCACACGGCAGTATGCCTGATTATCTGTCAAAATATGAAAGTGATAAGTATGAAAATGTAGGAAGCTTAAAGGAACCTGACTTTGATAAACTGGCTGAAATCGACCCCGACCTGATTATCATTTCCGGCAGACAGTCCTCGTTGTATGACCAACTGCAGGAACTGGCGCCGACCATCTATTTGGGGGTTGATACAACAAAGTACATGGATTCATTTAAAGAAAACCTTGGAACAATCGGAAAAATCTTTGATAAGCAGGAAGCGATTGACAAGGAACTGAAACATATTGAAAAATCCATTGCTGATCTGAAAGAAAAAGCATCAAACATGGATAAAAAAGCACTGATTATTCTGGCTAATGATGATAAAATCAGCGCATATGGCCCGGAATCACGGTTTGGCCTGATTCATGATGTCTTCGGTGTGCCGGCAGTTGATAAAGGAATTGAAGTATCAACACACGGCATGAACGTTTCGTTTGAATACGTGGTTGAACAAAATCCGGATATCCTTTATGTAATAGACCGCGGGGCTGTTGTCGGCAGTGACTCATCAGCCAAACAGCTGGTCGAAAATGAACTCACCAAGAAGACAAACGCCTACAAAAATGATAACATCGTATACTTGGACCCGGACTACTGGTATCTTTCCGGCGGTGGATTGGTATCGGTTCAGGAAATGGTGGATGAAATAGCCGCAAGTTTGAAATAG
- a CDS encoding SurA N-terminal domain-containing protein gives MKKFIMLMMALLIAVVLGACGDDSAKDKSEDKNADKKTEQAADQKKVEITDKEKVKDDKVVLKVNDNDINGEQYNAMYAQTKIMMHQYGQDVSDTKKIKQQTMDILVQQELLKQDAKEKGIKVSDDQVQKKFDKTKSQNKEQFSKVLDRYHLTEEVYKNQLAFELTLQKYIDQEITGTKVTDKEVKAQYDKLKKQRKQIPKFNKIKDQLKQQMQTQKEQQKLQAKVKNLKDEAQIKEMI, from the coding sequence ATGAAAAAGTTCATAATGCTGATGATGGCACTGCTGATTGCAGTAGTATTAGGAGCCTGCGGAGACGATTCAGCTAAAGATAAAAGTGAAGATAAGAATGCAGATAAGAAAACAGAACAAGCAGCTGATCAAAAGAAGGTAGAAATTACCGATAAGGAAAAGGTTAAAGATGATAAAGTTGTTTTAAAGGTAAACGACAATGATATTAACGGTGAACAGTACAATGCGATGTATGCACAAACAAAAATTATGATGCATCAATATGGACAGGATGTCAGCGACACGAAAAAAATAAAACAGCAGACGATGGATATTCTGGTTCAGCAGGAGCTTCTGAAGCAGGATGCGAAGGAAAAAGGGATAAAAGTATCTGATGATCAGGTACAGAAAAAGTTTGACAAAACTAAATCCCAAAACAAAGAACAGTTCTCTAAAGTTTTGGATCGCTACCATCTGACAGAAGAAGTGTACAAGAATCAGCTGGCTTTTGAACTGACACTTCAGAAGTATATTGACCAGGAAATCACAGGTACAAAAGTAACGGATAAAGAAGTAAAAGCACAGTACGATAAACTGAAAAAACAACGTAAACAGATTCCGAAGTTTAATAAAATCAAAGATCAGTTGAAGCAGCAGATGCAAACCCAGAAAGAACAGCAAAAGCTTCAGGCCAAGGTGAAAAACTTAAAAGATGAAGCACAAATCAAGGAAATGATTTAA
- the hisC gene encoding histidinol-phosphate transaminase — MTSKFWSETVRRTEPYVPGEQPDIPDLLKLNTNENPYPPSPMVRDAIQGELNRKLQLYPSPTVEGLRQQIGEYFNLQSKNVFIGNGSDEVLAFSFMAFFSQSKAIRFPAVSYSFYPVYAKLFNIPYKTVSLNRDFTIQPECFFQSEGGVIFPNPNAPTGIFLDLESVRDILESNRDNVVIVDEAYVDFARESAVSLLNDYDNLLVVQTMSKSRSLAGLRIGFALGHPDLIEALTRIKDSFNSYTIDRLAIAGGKAAITDSDYFRDTANKIIRTREWTSRELKKRGFHALPSSANFVFVSHYKHTAEQLYANLKEQHILVRHFSKPGIDNYLRITIGTDAQMQHLMEKLDELIT; from the coding sequence ATGACAAGTAAATTCTGGAGTGAGACCGTCAGACGCACGGAACCTTATGTGCCCGGAGAACAACCGGACATACCTGATTTGCTGAAACTGAATACAAATGAGAATCCTTACCCTCCTTCGCCGATGGTCCGTGATGCAATCCAGGGGGAACTGAACCGTAAATTACAACTATATCCTTCGCCAACGGTCGAGGGTTTGCGTCAACAGATAGGGGAATACTTCAATTTGCAAAGCAAAAATGTTTTCATCGGCAACGGTTCAGATGAAGTGTTGGCATTTTCGTTTATGGCGTTTTTCAGCCAGTCAAAAGCAATTCGCTTCCCGGCTGTTTCCTACAGTTTTTACCCGGTTTACGCCAAACTGTTTAATATTCCATATAAAACGGTTTCACTAAACCGGGACTTTACCATACAGCCGGAGTGTTTTTTTCAATCGGAAGGCGGTGTAATTTTTCCAAACCCGAATGCACCGACCGGAATATTTTTGGATTTGGAATCGGTTCGCGACATTTTGGAAAGCAATCGGGACAATGTAGTTATCGTTGATGAGGCCTATGTCGATTTTGCCAGGGAATCTGCAGTTTCCCTGTTGAATGACTATGACAATCTGCTGGTTGTGCAGACCATGTCCAAGTCCCGCTCACTTGCTGGCCTACGGATTGGATTTGCCCTTGGCCACCCTGATTTAATTGAAGCACTAACCCGGATAAAAGATTCGTTCAACTCCTATACAATTGACCGTCTGGCGATAGCCGGGGGGAAAGCTGCGATTACGGATTCCGATTATTTTCGGGATACCGCCAATAAAATTATCCGAACCAGAGAATGGACATCCCGGGAACTGAAAAAGCGGGGATTTCATGCTCTTCCGTCAAGTGCCAACTTTGTGTTTGTCAGTCACTATAAACATACTGCCGAACAACTTTATGCAAACCTGAAAGAACAGCATATTCTTGTCAGGCACTTTAGCAAACCGGGCATTGATAATTATCTCCGGATTACGATCGGAACAGATGCTCAGATGCAACACCTAATGGAAAAATTAGACGAATTGATCACGTAA
- the hisIE gene encoding bifunctional phosphoribosyl-AMP cyclohydrolase/phosphoribosyl-ATP diphosphatase HisIE produces METNMNNLSFDENGLIPAIMQDATTGQVLTLAYMNEEALQKTMDSRETWFFSRKRQELWNKGETSGNKQIVKQIEYDCDADALLVQVEPKGPACHTGEKSCFHQTLFSGENSVRTVIHDVAEKIRERKQNPVEGSYTNYLFTEGIDKILKKVGEETSEVIIGAKNNDKDEIKWEVADLTYHTLVLMELLDVSIEDIKEELYSRHVKKVDSNDK; encoded by the coding sequence ATGGAGACAAACATGAACAACCTTTCTTTTGATGAAAACGGGCTTATCCCTGCAATTATGCAAGATGCAACAACGGGTCAGGTTCTTACACTCGCTTATATGAACGAAGAGGCATTGCAAAAAACAATGGATTCGAGGGAAACGTGGTTCTTCAGCAGAAAACGCCAGGAGCTTTGGAATAAAGGAGAAACATCCGGTAACAAGCAAATTGTCAAACAGATTGAATATGACTGTGATGCAGATGCATTACTTGTACAGGTCGAACCAAAAGGACCAGCATGCCACACAGGTGAGAAATCCTGTTTTCATCAAACCCTCTTTTCCGGTGAAAACTCCGTCCGTACCGTCATACATGATGTGGCAGAAAAAATAAGGGAGCGTAAACAAAATCCGGTTGAAGGTTCCTATACCAACTACCTGTTTACGGAGGGTATTGATAAGATTCTCAAAAAAGTCGGTGAAGAAACAAGTGAAGTAATCATCGGTGCTAAAAATAATGATAAAGATGAAATCAAATGGGAAGTAGCGGATCTTACCTACCACACACTTGTGCTGATGGAACTTTTGGATGTATCGATAGAAGATATAAAAGAAGAACTGTACAGCCGTCATGTAAAAAAGGTTGACAGCAATGACAAGTAA
- the hisF gene encoding imidazole glycerol phosphate synthase subunit HisF, whose amino-acid sequence MLAKRIVPCLDVDKGRVVKGRKFQNIRDVADPVELAKAYNQAGADELVFYDITASNEERNIFLDVVENVAAEIAIPFSVGGGIRTIEDIHQTLRAGADKVSINSAAVKHPEILTNAAMKFGSQCVVLSIDAKAVDADNWQVYINGGRTNTGIDAVAWAVEGEKRGAGEIVINAIDTDGEKNGYNMELTRAIAENVNIPVIASGGAGTMKHFASVLQEGGADAALAASVFHYSEINIASLKDYLSEEGILVRREK is encoded by the coding sequence ATGCTCGCTAAACGGATTGTACCCTGCCTTGATGTTGATAAAGGAAGGGTTGTGAAGGGACGTAAATTTCAAAATATCCGGGACGTGGCTGATCCGGTTGAACTGGCAAAGGCCTATAATCAAGCAGGCGCTGATGAATTGGTTTTTTACGATATAACAGCATCCAATGAAGAAAGAAATATTTTTCTGGATGTGGTCGAAAATGTTGCAGCGGAAATCGCCATTCCCTTTTCAGTCGGCGGCGGAATCCGGACCATTGAAGATATTCATCAGACGTTGCGGGCCGGTGCTGATAAAGTATCCATCAACAGTGCTGCAGTTAAACACCCCGAAATTCTGACCAATGCCGCCATGAAGTTCGGCAGTCAGTGTGTTGTATTATCAATCGATGCTAAAGCAGTTGATGCAGACAACTGGCAGGTATATATAAATGGCGGAAGAACAAATACCGGAATTGATGCAGTCGCGTGGGCTGTCGAAGGTGAAAAACGCGGTGCTGGCGAAATCGTCATCAATGCAATTGATACAGATGGGGAAAAAAACGGCTATAACATGGAATTAACCCGTGCGATTGCAGAAAACGTGAATATCCCAGTTATTGCCAGCGGTGGTGCTGGTACAATGAAACATTTTGCAAGTGTACTGCAAGAAGGTGGTGCTGATGCCGCTCTTGCCGCATCCGTATTTCATTACAGCGAAATCAATATTGCCAGCCTTAAAGACTATCTGAGCGAAGAAGGTATTTTAGTAAGGAGGGAAAAATAA